The following coding sequences lie in one Colletes latitarsis isolate SP2378_abdomen unplaced genomic scaffold, iyColLati1 scaffold0013, whole genome shotgun sequence genomic window:
- the LOC143350680 gene encoding uncharacterized protein LOC143350680 gives MAIRSGRPACHPLRGKRAIVEQPDEEAGLRDSAVLASQPNPAGGTVHSVASQAASTSSSLRKRRLEIQAAEQRAKVRRKLLEEKEKVELELIDERLELEIAQLEEGTNGGSSDRSSLVPRPDANQGCSQDNNTNRSIRAWLEKSSAHVSNFTDNHRETSVNNYTRQIGGQADQAERNATAASSHYQRAVDSVPNMQRNETSGISKLTDVLSRTIEAIQGRSATGDSSRQLLNRLTSKGELPIFNGDTVEWARFKRVFDLTTQKGGYSEEENVSRLYACLRGPARDAVASLMVTASDVRQIMETLELRFGNPDVVATKIVEDIKNLPRIGGIGGNLVTFATTVKNCVAALQAVNHIGYLQSPDLNSEILRKLPMNMIYQYNRFLNENNEGNEPKLVVLAKFLFFEAEIACKAGTSNLITPNVRYPREGKLYIRDKTKRTAESKATVLTATTDSSKILSPNRKIVARTIRSLSLPSQTLHVSEVKKHRHLKDLNIEGYSNVTPEILIGQDHWDLITSLEVRESGRQAPVASYTNLGWTIHGHLPCGANEENELTMLQLTEMRERNNNHFRDSRLNELVKHHFNIESLGVSEKPRNNVLIVRAEKILKKTTRRVNDRWETGLLWRSDAIEFPNNKQYAVTRLKSLERKMDKDPKFAAQYCEQIQHFLDCGYASKVILPVVNDTRVWYLPHFGVRNVNKPEKLRVVFDAAAVYHGTCLNDALLPGPDMLNSLLGSLLRFRQKRIAFTADIKEMFLQIKIRPEDQFAQHFLWRGMDRAKEPDVYVMTFLIFGATSSPCSAQFVKNVNAKELELEYPKAAEAIMKYHYMDDYIDGADTIEEAVKLIREVTEIHRRGGFDIRNWTCNSRMVLDSLPSEKRSRLKVNLAFDQHPTERVLGIKWNPDEDRLSFNLSLKRIQREILTGEQKPTKRQMLSVIMSVFDPYGFLSPFTIRSKILLQNSWRSTIAWDEVLKDTEYVEWKRWIQDLQHIKHFSIPRCYLQRNATICATELHVFCDASEKAYAGVAYWRDVYEDGITTVTFILGKCRVSPLKPISIPRLELQAALLASRIARTVQQEHSRKITKRVFWTDSCTVLSWLRSDYRTYKAFVAHRLGEIDDLTSQNEWQWIPSKENPADDATRENGPMPLEKSRWISGPEFLRNNERFWHAQPRTTVPGPREELRPEFVGANVDFGRLELPQIERFSSWFRLIRSTAWLLVFSECCLAKKKVPLTNVHVQWAVRKWSAQCQRDSFSEELHTLNHGGVISCKSRLHQLTPFLDEVGLIRLGGRISAAEGVPHTMKEPVILDGGHRYTRLLILHYHQKANHGSTETVVNELRQSFWILRLRPTVKTVASRCQVCRMNKKTPQIPRMADLPSVRIDHHVRPFTNCGIDYFGPMEVTVGRRREKRWGVLFTCLNIRAIHIEIASTLTTDATIMALSRMAARRGFPTIIYSDNGTNLRGAHAELKRLVTDLDCDTLRDRAMSKGVEWRFIPPGAPHMGGCWESLVKSVKITLRIILKERAPREETLATMLAEAEHTVNSRPLTSVSVDHRDGESLTPNHFLIGTSSINPLAVGLGGREGQNLRKQWRIAQNLADHFWSRWVKEYLPTLIKRRRWHQEVQPLAVGDLVLIVDSQLPRNIWPRGIVTITFPGRDGRVRVAEIKTTKGKIIRPVSKLIVLKPMDISAE, from the exons ATGGCTATACGATCGGGACGGCCTGCCTGTCACCCACTGCGTGGGAAACGTGCTATTGTGGAGCAACCAGACGAGGAAGCAGGTCTACGAGATTCTGCCGTGCTAGCATCGCAGCCAAATCCAGCAGGTGGCACCGTGCACTCGGTGGCCTCGCAAGCCGCTTCAACTTCATCGTCGCTTCGAAAGAGGCGATTGGAAATTCAAGCGGCGGAACAGCGTGCGAAGGTTCGTCGAAAGTTGCTCGAAGAAAAGGAAAAGGTTGAACTGGAATTGATTGACGAGAGGTTAGAGTTAGAGATAGCTCAACTGGAGGAAGGGACAAATGGTGGAAGTAGTGATCGAAGTTCCTTAGTACCACGTCCAGACGCAAACCAGGGATGTAGTCAAGACAACAACACTAATCGCTCGATACGCGCCTGGCTCGAGAAGTCATCGGCTCACGTATCTAATTTCACCGATAACCATCGAGAGACGTCAGTTAACAATTACACGCGACAAATAGGCGGCCAAGCAGATCAAGCGGAACGAAATGCGACAGCCGCATCCAGCCATTATCAACGCGCGGTAGACAGTGTTCCGAACATGCAGAGGAATGAAACTTCTGGAATTTCAAAACTGACAGATGTTTTGAGCCGCACAATTGAGGCCATCCAGGGTAGATCAGCAACGGGAGATTCATCGCGACAATTATTAAACCGTTTAACATCTAAGGGGGAGCTACCGATATTTAATGGAGACACTGTGGAATGGGCAAGATTTAAACGTGTGTTCGATTTGACGACGCAGAAGGGAGGATATTCCGAAGAAGAAAACGTTTCGCGGTTGTATGCGTGTCTGCGTGGTCCGGCACGCGATGCAGTAGCGTCTCTTATGGTGACGGCAAGCGACGTACGTCAAATAATGGAGACCCTAGAACTAAGGTTCGGTAACCCCGACGTCGTAGCTACAAAGATTGTCGAAGACATAAAGAATCTTCCCCGTATTGGCGGTATAGGTGGAAACCTGGTGACGTTTGCTACCACAGTTAAGAACTGCGTAGCGGCTTTGCAAGCAGTTAATCACATTGGTTATCTGCAGAGTCCCGACTTGAATTCGGAGATACTGCGAAAATTACCAATGAACATGATTTACCAATATAATAGGTTCTTGAATGAGAATAATGAAGGAAATGAGCCTAAATTAGTTGTACTTGCAAAATTCCTATTTTTTGAAGCTGAGATTGCTTGCAAAGCTGGGACTAGTAACTTAATAACTCCTAACGTTCGGTACCCACGAGAAGGAAAACTGTACATACGCGATAAGACTAAACGCACTGCAGAATCTAAAGCAACCGTTTTAACAGCAACAACGGATAGTTCAAAGATACTTTCGCCCAACAGGAAA ATAGTAGCTAGAACAATACGGAGTTTATCACTGCCCTCTCAGACATTACACGTGAGCGAAGTAAAGAAGCATCGACACTTAAAAGATTTAAACATCGAAGGTTATTCTAACGTGACCCCGGAAATTTTGATAGGTCAAGATCATTGGGATTTGATTACATCACTTGAAGTAAGGGAGTCGGGGAGACAAGCACCAGTAGCATCATACACAAATCTTGGGTGGACGATACATGGGCATTTGCCATGCGGTGCAAACGAAGAAAACGAATTAACTATGCTGCAGTTAACTGAAATGAGAGAACGAAATAATAATCACTTCCGTGACAGTCGGCTAAACGAGCTGGTCAAACACCATTTTAATATAGAATCCCTAGGCGTTAGTGAAAAACCGAGGAATAACGTGTTAATCGTGCGAGCggagaaaatattaaagaaaacaaCGCGAAGGGTAAATGATCGATGGGAAACAGGATTGTTATGGAGGTCTGATGCGATTGAGTTTCCGAATAATAAGCAATACGCAGTGACTCGACTTAAAAGCCTGGAGCGTAAGATGGATAAAGATCCTAAATTTGCGGCACAATATTGTGAACAAATTCAACATTTTCTAGATTGTGGTTACGCGTCTAAAGTAATTCTACCTGTAGTAAACGATACGCGAGTATGGTACCTACCGCATTTTGGAGTAAGAAATGtaaataaaccagaaaaattacgCGTTGTGTTCGATGCCGCGGCAGTATACCATGGGACATGTTTGAACGATGCACTGCTGCCGGGACCAGACATGCTTAATTCGCTGTTAGGATCATTACTTCGATTTCGACAGAAACGTATTGCCTTTACCGCGGACATCAAGGAAATGttccttcaaataaaaatacgtcCGGAAGACCAGTTCGCACAACATTTTCTATGGCGTGGGATGGACAGAGCCAAGGAACCAGACGTATATGTAATGACTTTCCTGATATTCGGCGCGACATCTTCACCTTGCTCAGCTCAGTTTGTCAAGAACGTTAATGCAAAAGAATTGGAACTGGAATACCCTAAAGCAGCGGAAGCCATAATGAAATATCACTACATGGACGACTACATCGATGGTGCTGACACTATTGAAGAAGCCGTTAAACTTATTCGCGAAGTTACTGAAATTCATCGCAGAGGTGGTTTCGACATACGAAATTGGACATGCAATAGCCGAATGGTATTAGACAGTCTGCCCAGCGAGAAACGGTCACGTTTGAAAGTAAATCTCGCGTTTGATCAACATCCGACGGAAAGGGTGTTAGGCATTAAATGGAATCCTGACGAAGATAGGCTATCCTTCAACTTGAGTCTGAAACGAATTCAGCGGGAAATATTAACTGGAGAACAGAAACCCACCAAACGACAAATGTTAAGCGTGATTATGTCCGTGTTCGACCCCTACGGATTTCTTAGTCCCTTTACTATTAGAAGTAAAATTCTACTGCAGAACAGCTGGCGTAGCACTATCGCATGGGACGAAGTGTTGAAGGATACTGAATACGTAGAATGGAAGAGATGGATCCAAGATCTGCAACATATAAAACACTTCTCCATACCCCGTTGCTACTTGCAGCGAAATGCGACTATTTGTGCTACAGAGCTTCATGTATTTTGTGACGCCAGTGAAAAGGCGTATGCAGGAGTGGCCTACTGGCGCGACGTATACGAAGATGGAATAACAACCGTCACATTTATTTTGGGCAAATGTCGTGTTTCCCCATTGAAACCCATTTCTATCCCGCGTCTAGAACTACAAGCCGCATTGCTTGCCAGTCGCATAGCTCGTACCGTACAACAAGAACATAGCAGGAAAATAACCAAAAGAGTTTTTTGGACGGACTCGTGCACAGTGTTAAGTTGGTTGCGGTCGGATTACCGAACGTACAAAGCGTTTGTGGCTCATCGTTTGGGTGAAATAGATGACCTAACTAGTCAGAACGAATGGCAATGGATTCCCTCAAAGGAGAATCCAGCCGACGACGCAACGCGCGAAAACGGTCCAATGCCCTTAGAGAAATCCAGATGGATTTCGGGACCAGAATTTTTGCGCAATAATGAACGTTTTTGGCATGCCCAACCAAGAACCACCGTGCCAGGTCCTAGAGAAGAACTTAGGCCGGAGTTTGTAGGAGCAAATGTGGACTTTGGAAGATTGGAGCTACCTCAAATTGAGCGATTTTCTTCATGGTTTCGGTTAATCCGCAGCACAGCTTGGCTACTAGTTTTCAGTGAATGTTGCTTAGCTAAGAAGAAGGTCCCATTAACTAATGTACATGTACAGTGGGCAGTGAGAAAATGGTCGGCCCAGTGTCAGCGAGATAGTTTTTCAGAAGAATTGCATACATTAAACCATGGAGGAGTAATAAGCTGTAAAAGCCGACTACATCAATTAACACCATTTTTGGATGAAGTCGGACTCATTCGGCTCGGTGGGCGAATATCGGCAGCCGAAGGGGTACCGCACACTATGAAAGAACCAGTAATATTGGATGGAGGTCACCGATATACACGCCTTCTGATATTACACTATCATCAAAAGGCAAATCATGGCAGTACGGAGACGGTGGTCAACGAATTGAGGCAATCGTTTTGGATTTTAAGATTACGACCAACTGTAAAAACTGTTGCAAGTCGATGCCAAGTATGTCGTATGAATAAGAAAACACCGCAAATACCTCGGATGGCAGATCTGCCAAGCGTGCGAATAGATCATCATGTAAGACCATTCACCAATTGTGGAATTGATTATTTTGGTCCTATGGAAGTCACGGTAGGTAGGAGGCGCGAGAAACGATGGGGCGTATTATTTACTTGTTTGAATATCCGAGCTATCCATATTGAAATAGCATCCACTTTGACAACGGATGCTACGATTATGGCTCTTTCGCGTATGGCCGCTCGGCGTGGGTTCCCGACTATAATATATTCAGACAATGGTACCAACTTAAGAGGAGCTCACGCCGAATTGAAAAGGCTTGTAACGGACTTAGACTGCGATACGCTGAGGGATAGAGCTATGAGCAAGGGCGTGGAGTGGCGTTTTATTCCTCCGGGGGCTCCTCATATGGGTGGTTGTTGGGAAAGTTTAGTTAAGTCGGTCAAAATCACCCTGAGAATCATCCTGAAAGAAAGGGCACCTCGTGAGGAAACGCTGGCCACGATGTTAGCAGAGGCTGAACATACTGTAAATAGTAGGCCACTAACATCCGTATCCGTAGACCACAGAGATGGAGAAAGTTTAACACCAAACCATTTTTTGATTGGAACATCTTCTATTAACCCATTGGCAGTGGGACTAGGCGGCAGAGAAGGCCAAAATTTACGCAAGCAGTGGAGGATAGCACAGAACCTAGCTGATCATTTCTGGTCGCGTTGGGTCAAAGAATATCTTCCCACACTGATAAAAAGGCGTCGCTGGCATCAAGAGGTGCAACCCCTAGCAGTAGGAGACTTGGTCCTCATTGTTGATTCTCAGCTGCCTAGAAACATATGGCCACGCGGAATAGTCACAATCACGTTTCCTGGAAGGGACGGGCGAGTACGGGTGGCCGAAATTAAGACAACGAAAGGCAAAATTATTAGACCAGTTTCGAAATTAATTGTGCTGAAACCCATGGATATTAGTGCTGAGTAA
- the LOC143350681 gene encoding uncharacterized protein LOC143350681, which yields MAIRSGRPACHPLRGKRAIVEQPDEEAGLRDSAVLASQPNPAGGTVHSVASQAASTSSSLRKRRLEIQAAEQRAKVRRKLLEEKEKVELELIDERLELEIAQLEEGTNGGSSDRSSLVPRPDANQGCSQDNNTNRSIRAWLEKSSAHVSNFTDNHRETSVNNYTRQIGGQADQAERNATAASSHYQRAVDSVPNMQRNETSGISKLTDVLSRTIEAIQGGNLVTFATTVKNCVAALQAVNHIGYLQSPDLNSEILRKLPMNMIYQYNRFLNENNEGNEPKLVVLAKFLFFEAEIACKAGTSNLITPNVRYPREGKLYIRDKTKRTAESKATVLTATTDSSKILSPNRKIVARTIRSLSLPSQTLHVSEVKKHRHLKDLNIEGYSNVTPEILIGQDHWDLITSLEVRESGRQAPVASYTNLGWTIHGHLPCGANEENELTMLQLTEMRERNNNHFRDSRLNEVVKHHFNIESLGVSEKPRNNVLIVRAEKILKKTTRRVNDRWETGLLWRSDAIEFPNNKQYAVTRLKSLERKMDKDPKFAAQYCEQIQHFLDCGYASKVILPVVNDTRVWYLPHFGVRNVNKPEKLRVVFDAAAVYHGTCLNDALLPGPDMLNSLLGSLLRFRQKRIAFTADIKEMFLQIKIRPEDQFAQHFLWRGMDRAKEPDVYVMTFLIFGATSSPCSAQFVKNVNAKELELEYPKAAEAIMKYHYMDDYIDGADTIEEAVKLIREVTEIHRRGGFDIRNWTCNSRMVLDSLPSEKRSRLKVNLAFDQHPTERVLGIKWNPDEDRLSFNLSLKRIQREILTGEQKPTKRQMLSVIMSVFDPYGFLSPFTIRSKILLQNSWRSTIAWDEVLKDTEYVEWKRWIQDLQHIKHFSIPRCYLQRNATICATELHVFCDASEKAYAGVAYWRDVYEDGITTVTFILGKCRVSPLKPISIPRLELQAALLASRIARTVQQEHSRKITKRVFWTDSCTVLSWLRSDYRTYKAFVAHRLGEIDDLTSQNEWQWIPSKENPADDATRENGPMPLEKSRWISGPEFLRNNERFWHAQPRTTVPGPREELRPEFVGANVDFGRLELPQIERFSSWFRLIRSTAWLLVFSECCLAKKKVPLTNVHVQWAVRKWSAQCQRDSFSEELHTLNHGGVISCKSRLHQLTPFLDEVGLIRLGGRISAAEGVPHTMKEPVILDGGHRYTRLLILHYHQKANHGSTETVVNELRQSFWILRLRPTVKTVASRCQVCRMNKKTPQIPRMADLPSVRIDHHVRPFTNCGIDYFGPMEVTVGRRREKRWGVLFTCLNIRAIHIEIASTLTTDATIMALSRMAARRGFPTIIYSDNGTNLRGAHAELKRLVTDLDCDTLRDRAMSKGVEWRFIPPGAPHMGGCWESLVKSVKITLRIILKERAPREETLATMLAEAEHTVNSRPLTSVSVDHRDGESLTPNHFLIGTSSINPLAVGLGGREGQNLRKQWRIAQNLADHFWSRWVKEYLPTLIKRRRWHQEVQPLAVGDLVLIVDSQLPRNIWPRGIVTITFPGRDGRVRVAEIKTTKGKIIRPVSKLIVLKPMDISAE from the exons ATGGCTATACGATCGGGACGGCCTGCCTGTCACCCACTGCGTGGGAAACGTGCTATTGTGGAGCAACCAGACGAGGAAGCAGGTCTACGAGATTCTGCCGTGCTAGCATCGCAGCCAAATCCAGCAGGTGGCACCGTGCACTCGGTGGCCTCGCAAGCCGCTTCAACTTCATCGTCGCTTCGAAAGAGGCGATTGGAAATTCAAGCGGCGGAACAGCGTGCGAAGGTTCGTCGAAAGTTGCTCGAAGAAAAGGAAAAGGTTGAACTGGAATTGATTGACGAGAGGTTAGAGTTAGAGATAGCTCAACTGGAGGAAGGGACAAATGGTGGAAGTAGTGATCGAAGTTCCTTAGTACCACGTCCAGACGCAAACCAGGGATGTAGTCAAGACAACAACACTAATCGCTCGATACGCGCCTGGCTCGAGAAGTCATCGGCTCACGTATCTAATTTCACCGATAACCATCGAGAGACGTCAGTTAACAATTACACGCGACAAATAGGCGGCCAAGCAGATCAAGCGGAACGAAATGCGACAGCCGCATCCAGCCATTATCAACGCGCGGTAGACAGTGTTCCGAACATGCAGAGGAATGAAACTTCTGGAATTTCAAAACTGACAGATGTTTTGAGCCGCACAATTGAGGCCATCCAGG GTGGAAACCTGGTGACGTTTGCTACCACAGTTAAGAACTGCGTAGCGGCTTTGCAAGCAGTTAATCACATTGGTTATCTGCAGAGTCCCGACTTGAATTCGGAGATACTGCGAAAATTACCAATGAACATGATTTACCAATATAATAGGTTCTTGAATGAGAATAATGAAGGAAATGAGCCTAAATTAGTTGTACTTGCAAAATTCCTATTTTTTGAAGCTGAGATTGCTTGCAAAGCTGGGACTAGTAACTTAATAACTCCTAACGTTCGGTACCCACGAGAAGGAAAACTGTACATACGCGATAAGACTAAACGCACTGCAGAATCTAAAGCAACCGTTTTAACAGCAACAACGGATAGTTCAAAGATACTTTCGCCCAACAGGAAA ATAGTAGCTAGAACAATACGGAGTTTATCACTGCCCTCTCAGACATTACACGTGAGCGAAGTAAAGAAGCATCGACACTTAAAAGATTTAAACATCGAAGGTTATTCTAACGTGACCCCGGAAATTTTGATAGGTCAAGATCATTGGGATTTGATTACATCACTTGAAGTAAGGGAGTCGGGGAGACAAGCACCAGTAGCATCATACACAAATCTTGGGTGGACGATACATGGGCATTTGCCATGCGGTGCAAACGAAGAAAACGAATTAACTATGCTGCAGTTAACTGAAATGAGAGAACGAAATAATAATCACTTCCGTGACAGTCGGCTAAACGAGGTGGTCAAACACCATTTTAATATAGAATCCCTAGGCGTTAGTGAAAAACCGAGGAATAACGTGTTAATCGTGCGAGCggagaaaatattaaagaaaacaaCGCGAAGGGTAAATGATCGATGGGAAACAGGATTGTTATGGAGGTCTGATGCGATTGAGTTTCCGAATAATAAGCAATACGCAGTGACTCGACTTAAAAGCCTGGAGCGTAAGATGGATAAAGATCCTAAATTTGCGGCACAATATTGTGAACAAATTCAACATTTTCTAGATTGTGGTTACGCGTCTAAAGTAATTCTACCTGTAGTAAACGATACGCGAGTATGGTACCTACCGCATTTTGGAGTAAGAAATGtaaataaaccagaaaaattacgCGTTGTGTTCGATGCCGCGGCAGTATACCATGGGACATGTTTGAACGATGCACTGCTGCCGGGACCAGACATGCTTAATTCGCTGTTAGGATCATTACTTCGATTTCGACAGAAACGTATTGCCTTTACCGCGGACATCAAGGAAATGttccttcaaataaaaatacgtcCGGAAGACCAGTTCGCACAACATTTTCTATGGCGTGGGATGGACAGAGCCAAGGAACCAGACGTATATGTAATGACTTTCCTGATATTCGGCGCGACATCTTCACCTTGCTCAGCTCAGTTTGTCAAGAACGTTAATGCAAAAGAATTGGAACTGGAATACCCTAAAGCAGCGGAAGCCATAATGAAATATCACTACATGGACGACTACATCGATGGTGCTGACACTATTGAAGAAGCCGTTAAACTTATTCGCGAAGTTACTGAAATTCATCGCAGAGGTGGTTTCGACATACGAAATTGGACATGCAATAGCCGAATGGTATTAGACAGTCTGCCCAGCGAGAAACGGTCACGTTTGAAAGTAAATCTCGCGTTTGATCAACATCCGACGGAAAGGGTGTTAGGCATTAAATGGAATCCTGACGAAGATAGGCTATCCTTCAACTTGAGTCTGAAACGAATTCAGCGGGAAATATTAACTGGAGAACAGAAACCCACCAAACGACAAATGTTAAGCGTGATTATGTCCGTGTTCGACCCCTACGGATTTCTTAGTCCCTTTACTATTAGAAGTAAAATTCTACTGCAGAACAGCTGGCGTAGCACTATCGCATGGGACGAAGTGTTGAAGGATACTGAATACGTAGAATGGAAGAGATGGATCCAAGATCTGCAACATATAAAACACTTCTCCATACCCCGTTGCTACTTGCAGCGAAATGCGACTATTTGTGCTACAGAGCTTCATGTATTTTGTGACGCCAGTGAAAAGGCGTATGCAGGAGTGGCCTACTGGCGCGACGTATACGAAGATGGAATAACAACCGTCACATTTATTTTGGGCAAATGTCGTGTTTCCCCATTGAAACCCATTTCTATCCCGCGTCTAGAACTACAAGCCGCATTGCTTGCCAGTCGCATAGCTCGTACCGTACAACAAGAACATAGCAGGAAAATAACCAAAAGAGTTTTTTGGACGGACTCGTGCACAGTGTTAAGTTGGTTGCGGTCGGATTACCGAACGTACAAAGCGTTTGTGGCTCATCGTTTGGGTGAAATAGATGACCTAACTAGTCAGAACGAATGGCAATGGATTCCCTCAAAGGAGAATCCAGCCGACGACGCAACGCGCGAAAACGGTCCAATGCCCTTAGAGAAATCCAGATGGATTTCGGGACCAGAATTTTTGCGCAATAATGAACGTTTTTGGCATGCCCAACCAAGAACCACCGTGCCAGGTCCTAGAGAAGAACTTAGGCCGGAGTTTGTAGGAGCAAATGTGGACTTTGGAAGATTGGAGCTACCTCAAATTGAGCGATTTTCTTCATGGTTTCGGTTAATCCGCAGCACAGCTTGGCTACTAGTTTTCAGTGAATGTTGCTTAGCTAAGAAGAAGGTCCCATTAACTAATGTACATGTACAGTGGGCAGTGAGAAAATGGTCGGCCCAGTGTCAGCGAGATAGTTTTTCAGAAGAATTGCATACATTAAACCATGGAGGAGTAATAAGCTGTAAAAGCCGACTACATCAATTAACACCATTTTTGGATGAAGTCGGACTCATTCGGCTCGGTGGGCGAATATCGGCAGCCGAAGGGGTACCGCACACTATGAAAGAACCAGTAATATTGGATGGAGGTCACCGATATACACGCCTTCTGATATTACACTATCATCAAAAGGCAAATCATGGCAGTACGGAGACGGTGGTCAACGAATTGAGGCAATCGTTTTGGATTTTAAGATTACGACCAACTGTAAAAACTGTTGCAAGTCGATGCCAAGTATGTCGTATGAATAAGAAAACACCGCAAATACCTCGGATGGCAGATCTGCCAAGCGTGCGAATAGATCATCATGTAAGACCATTCACCAATTGTGGAATTGATTATTTTGGTCCTATGGAAGTCACGGTAGGTAGGAGGCGCGAGAAACGATGGGGCGTATTATTTACTTGTTTGAATATCCGAGCTATCCATATTGAAATAGCATCCACTTTGACAACGGATGCTACGATTATGGCTCTTTCGCGTATGGCCGCTCGGCGTGGGTTCCCGACTATAATATATTCAGACAATGGTACCAACTTAAGAGGAGCTCACGCCGAATTGAAAAGGCTTGTAACGGACTTAGACTGCGATACGCTGAGGGATAGAGCTATGAGCAAGGGCGTGGAGTGGCGTTTTATTCCTCCGGGGGCTCCTCATATGGGTGGTTGTTGGGAAAGTTTAGTTAAGTCGGTCAAAATCACCCTGAGAATCATCCTGAAAGAAAGGGCACCTCGTGAGGAAACGCTGGCCACGATGTTAGCAGAGGCTGAACATACTGTAAATAGTAGGCCACTAACATCCGTATCCGTAGACCACAGAGATGGAGAAAGTTTAACACCAAACCATTTTTTGATTGGAACATCTTCTATTAACCCATTGGCAGTGGGACTAGGCGGCAGAGAAGGCCAAAATTTACGCAAGCAGTGGAGGATAGCACAGAACCTAGCTGATCATTTCTGGTCGCGTTGGGTCAAAGAATATCTTCCCACACTGATAAAAAGGCGTCGCTGGCATCAAGAGGTGCAACCCCTAGCAGTAGGAGACTTGGTCCTCATTGTTGATTCTCAGCTGCCTAGAAACATATGGCCACGCGGAATAGTCACAATCACGTTTCCTGGAAGGGACGGGCGAGTACGGGTGGCCGAAATTAAGACAACGAAAGGCAAAATTATTAGACCAGTTTCGAAATTAATTGTGCTGAAACCCATGGATATTAGTGCTGAGTAA